One Streptomyces sp. NBC_00554 DNA segment encodes these proteins:
- a CDS encoding LacI family DNA-binding transcriptional regulator yields the protein MAGSGRVTLNDVAAASGVSRATVSFVLNDDPNQTISPATRERVRQAASELGYVPHGIARALREGSSRIVVLNVDWGLEGNYSRSYVRGLDEELAAHGHVLFVRHGHSAPEATQQVLDSITPRAVLWFAEPYLAGHEPSAEDWKNGFAGHAALQIRYLADRGHTNIAMALPDDESPLTGLRLRFANETASTLGLPPLSPFVVPRPRAAGTKAVEAFRVAHSEVTAVAAFDDDVALRTLTALHDLGLTAPDDWAVIGYDDTEYGALVTPALTTVHIDAEAHGRRAARAALGLDAGDITQVPGRVLARDSA from the coding sequence ATGGCTGGTTCAGGGCGCGTGACGCTCAACGACGTGGCCGCGGCGAGCGGTGTGTCGCGGGCCACCGTGAGCTTCGTACTCAACGACGACCCCAACCAGACGATTTCGCCGGCCACGCGTGAGCGCGTACGACAGGCCGCGAGCGAACTCGGCTACGTTCCGCACGGGATCGCGAGGGCGCTGCGCGAGGGATCGTCCCGGATCGTTGTGCTCAACGTGGACTGGGGTCTTGAGGGCAACTACTCGCGCAGCTACGTCCGGGGTCTGGACGAGGAACTCGCCGCGCACGGCCACGTTCTGTTCGTCCGGCACGGACACTCCGCGCCTGAGGCCACCCAGCAAGTGCTCGATAGCATCACGCCACGGGCCGTACTGTGGTTCGCCGAGCCCTACTTGGCCGGTCACGAGCCCAGCGCCGAGGACTGGAAGAACGGCTTCGCCGGGCACGCGGCCCTGCAGATCCGCTACCTCGCCGACCGGGGCCATACGAACATCGCCATGGCACTGCCGGACGATGAATCCCCACTGACCGGCCTGCGGCTGCGCTTCGCCAACGAGACCGCGAGCACGCTGGGACTCCCTCCGCTCTCACCCTTCGTCGTCCCGCGCCCAAGGGCGGCCGGTACCAAGGCCGTTGAGGCGTTCAGAGTCGCGCACAGCGAAGTGACGGCGGTCGCTGCCTTCGACGACGACGTCGCCCTGCGCACCCTGACGGCGTTGCACGACCTCGGGCTGACGGCGCCTGACGACTGGGCCGTCATCGGATACGACGACACGGAGTATGGCGCCCTTGTCACACCGGCGCTCACCACCGTCCACATCGACGCCGAAGCCCACGGACGGCGCGCCGCGCGCGCGGCCCTCGGCCTCGACGCCGGGGACATCACCCAGGTGCCCGGGCGAGTGCTCGCCCGGGACTCGGCTTGA
- a CDS encoding aminomethyl transferase family protein: protein MNRLAQQRSTYEAALRLNEAPFITERPALFSPAAAAQDAANTRGTFGRFAQILLPEEYTGWGEESTAHVESCYIGDWTSLHKVRLIGPKALDFLGWLGMRDLSRFETGQIKHHVQLDENGWVASEGVLCRVGEQEFVYTAGSCDWLLWQLGQGGWDVAATDISPDQFIFGIQGPASLFTLEKLTGESLRDIDFGRSRMSQVGGIPVRVLRTGISGELGYELHGSTEHANEIWSAVVATGQGFGIRQLGFRAQPVQHIEAGIATNGLDYLPASILTPGAPRQFRRGTPGGSFVPVNGVTDYFRKPGELGWGFRHGVPDRDFLGRDALAADAAKGAPARELVGLLWNSQDVAGVLTSLVGDGEVPEQMEIPRRRGPSFDQVLISGHPVGVSTGRTLSPNLRATISLCVIDPASATPGTEVLVLWGRPGTPQREIRATVTALPFKPDNRRTDVNKL from the coding sequence ATGAACAGGCTTGCGCAGCAGCGCAGTACATACGAAGCGGCCCTCCGGCTGAACGAGGCACCGTTCATCACGGAGAGGCCGGCCCTGTTCAGCCCGGCCGCCGCCGCCCAGGACGCGGCCAACACACGGGGCACCTTCGGCCGCTTCGCGCAGATCCTGCTCCCGGAGGAGTACACGGGGTGGGGCGAGGAGAGCACCGCCCACGTCGAGTCCTGCTACATCGGCGACTGGACCTCGCTCCACAAGGTGCGCCTCATCGGCCCGAAGGCTCTCGACTTCCTCGGCTGGCTGGGCATGCGGGATCTGTCGCGCTTCGAGACGGGGCAGATCAAGCACCACGTCCAGCTCGACGAGAACGGCTGGGTCGCCTCCGAGGGTGTCCTGTGCCGGGTCGGCGAACAGGAGTTCGTCTACACCGCCGGGAGCTGCGACTGGCTGCTGTGGCAACTCGGCCAGGGCGGCTGGGACGTGGCGGCGACCGACATCAGCCCCGATCAGTTCATCTTCGGCATCCAGGGCCCGGCGTCGCTGTTCACGCTCGAGAAGCTCACGGGAGAGAGCCTGCGCGACATCGACTTCGGCCGCAGCAGGATGTCGCAGGTCGGCGGGATCCCGGTGCGGGTGCTGCGTACCGGGATCTCCGGTGAACTCGGGTACGAACTGCACGGGTCGACCGAGCACGCCAACGAGATCTGGTCGGCGGTCGTGGCGACCGGGCAGGGGTTCGGCATCCGGCAACTCGGCTTCCGGGCACAGCCCGTGCAACACATCGAGGCCGGTATCGCGACGAACGGGCTCGACTATCTGCCGGCGTCGATCCTGACGCCGGGCGCACCGAGGCAGTTCCGGAGGGGGACGCCCGGCGGCAGCTTCGTCCCCGTCAACGGCGTGACCGACTACTTCCGCAAGCCGGGCGAACTCGGCTGGGGTTTCCGTCACGGCGTCCCCGACCGTGACTTCCTCGGCCGTGACGCGCTGGCCGCGGACGCCGCGAAGGGCGCTCCCGCGCGGGAGTTGGTCGGTCTGCTGTGGAACAGTCAGGACGTCGCGGGCGTCTTGACGTCACTCGTGGGCGACGGCGAAGTACCCGAGCAGATGGAGATCCCGCGCCGCCGCGGTCCGAGCTTCGACCAGGTCCTGATCTCCGGTCACCCGGTCGGGGTTTCCACCGGCCGGACACTGAGCCCGAACCTGCGCGCCACGATCTCCCTCTGCGTGATCGACCCCGCGTCCGCGACACCCGGCACGGAGGTCCTCGTACTCTGGGGCAGACCGGGAACACCACAGCGCGAGATCCGGGCGACGGTCACCGCGCTTCCCTTCAAGCCGGACAACCGCCGGACCGACGTCAACAAGCTGTGA
- a CDS encoding FABP family protein — MFDPAPEYPYLDSHRPDEAPAPHALLEPVLGLLGFWHGRGQGGYPTLTGDFSYAQEVTFSHDGRPFLHYEARAWLLDADGAPLRPSARESGWWRLQPDGRVEALITQPTGIAEIMVGRATDNTVDLSTHEVAVAPTAKKVGATRRRYTLTDEGTLTFDHDLEAVGQPLQHHLSARLRRRG; from the coding sequence GTGTTCGACCCCGCACCGGAGTACCCGTACCTCGACAGTCACCGACCGGACGAGGCGCCCGCACCGCACGCACTGCTGGAGCCCGTGCTCGGCCTGCTGGGTTTCTGGCACGGCCGGGGCCAGGGCGGGTACCCGACTCTGACTGGGGACTTCTCGTACGCGCAGGAGGTCACCTTCAGTCACGACGGCCGCCCCTTCCTGCACTACGAGGCCCGGGCCTGGCTGCTGGACGCCGATGGCGCGCCGCTGCGTCCGTCGGCTCGGGAGAGCGGCTGGTGGCGACTTCAGCCCGACGGCCGGGTGGAGGCATTGATCACCCAGCCCACCGGCATCGCGGAAATCATGGTCGGGCGCGCGACCGACAACACGGTCGACCTCTCCACCCACGAGGTGGCCGTCGCCCCCACCGCCAAGAAGGTCGGCGCCACGCGCCGCCGCTACACGCTGACCGACGAGGGCACGCTCACGTTCGACCACGACCTCGAGGCGGTAGGTCAGCCGTTGCAGCACCATCTGTCGGCGCGACTGCGGCGCAGGGGCTGA
- a CDS encoding serine/threonine-protein kinase, with product MGFERLELSGYEIQEVLGQGGFATVYRASQLAVGREVALKVDSRMLASPRDRQRFMREVTAAGQLSGHPHVVPVYDAGVLGDNRPYMVLELCPGGSLGDRLHRYGPLSVKEACDIGVGIADAVAAAHAAGVLHRDIKPGNIMINRYGGVALTDFGLAAMPRPDRELSVTREALTPAYAPPEAFHMAEPAQAGDVYSLAATVYALLLGRPPHFPEDGSQLSLAELIVRHTWPYPDLPGVPPGLNEVLRHALAVDPAYRISDAGVLRDALAAVNTGTVQRSGFAQAPPATATVPADRDAVPSHYALQDSVPPTVAPGLPDRPDGEGPTATVTGSGGPKPNRNRPRLIAVLAVVAVSVSVSVTVINYQGGSSGPPATSPTATPSTGASTAGNAGFGGVSTSTQNCPAAAVEALGGRCVTTPECWSGITDISGTITVSREDCQVKHVWETFAIAPLPEDGMTNNARDLIKHPDVRSLCSQDVMLESRSGEGREVTAEWRADIIPPSAEQWADGLRIFRCVAAASTEDGEITGSHFGAEG from the coding sequence ATGGGGTTCGAACGACTGGAACTGTCCGGCTACGAGATCCAGGAGGTCCTGGGTCAGGGCGGTTTCGCCACGGTGTACCGGGCGTCCCAACTTGCCGTGGGCCGCGAGGTGGCGCTCAAGGTCGACAGCAGAATGCTGGCCTCGCCCCGGGACCGGCAGCGCTTCATGCGGGAGGTCACCGCGGCCGGCCAGTTGTCCGGGCACCCGCATGTGGTGCCCGTGTACGACGCGGGGGTACTCGGCGACAACCGCCCGTACATGGTGCTGGAGTTGTGTCCCGGCGGCTCGCTGGGCGACCGGCTGCACCGCTACGGACCGCTGTCCGTCAAGGAGGCCTGCGACATCGGCGTGGGCATAGCCGACGCGGTGGCCGCGGCCCATGCCGCCGGGGTGCTCCACCGCGACATCAAACCGGGCAACATCATGATCAACCGGTACGGCGGGGTCGCCCTCACCGACTTCGGACTGGCCGCCATGCCCCGGCCCGACCGGGAACTCTCGGTCACCCGGGAGGCGTTGACGCCGGCGTACGCGCCACCCGAGGCCTTCCACATGGCCGAACCGGCCCAGGCCGGCGATGTGTACTCACTCGCCGCGACGGTCTACGCCCTGCTCCTCGGTCGCCCTCCGCACTTCCCCGAGGACGGCAGTCAGCTCAGTCTCGCCGAGCTGATCGTGCGTCACACCTGGCCCTACCCCGACCTGCCCGGAGTGCCGCCTGGGCTCAACGAGGTCCTCAGACACGCCCTGGCGGTGGACCCGGCGTACCGGATCTCCGACGCCGGCGTGCTGCGTGACGCCCTGGCCGCCGTGAACACGGGCACCGTCCAGCGGAGCGGGTTCGCGCAGGCGCCCCCCGCGACGGCCACAGTCCCCGCCGACCGGGACGCCGTGCCGTCGCACTACGCCCTGCAGGACTCCGTGCCCCCAACGGTGGCTCCCGGACTGCCGGATCGACCGGACGGGGAGGGACCGACGGCCACGGTGACGGGGTCGGGCGGCCCGAAGCCGAACAGAAACCGCCCCCGGCTGATCGCCGTGCTGGCGGTGGTGGCGGTCTCGGTGAGCGTGTCGGTCACTGTGATCAACTACCAGGGCGGGTCCTCGGGCCCCCCTGCGACCTCCCCGACCGCGACTCCGTCCACGGGCGCGAGCACCGCAGGGAACGCGGGTTTCGGTGGGGTGTCGACCAGCACGCAGAACTGCCCGGCCGCAGCGGTCGAGGCACTGGGCGGCCGGTGTGTCACGACCCCCGAGTGCTGGAGCGGCATCACGGACATCTCGGGGACCATCACCGTCAGCCGCGAGGACTGCCAGGTGAAACACGTCTGGGAGACCTTCGCCATCGCCCCGCTGCCCGAAGACGGAATGACGAACAACGCCCGGGACTTGATCAAGCACCCCGACGTCCGGTCGCTGTGCTCGCAGGACGTCATGCTCGAGTCCAGGTCGGGCGAGGGCCGGGAGGTGACCGCGGAGTGGCGGGCCGACATAATTCCGCCGAGCGCCGAGCAGTGGGCGGACGGTCTGAGGATCTTCCGGTGTGTCGCCGCGGCGAGCACGGAGGACGGAGAAATCACCGGCAGCCACTTCGGCGCGGAAGGTTGA